The following coding sequences are from one Daphnia pulex isolate KAP4 chromosome 11, ASM2113471v1 window:
- the LOC124208007 gene encoding pseudouridylate synthase 7 homolog, which yields MEDNDCESVSEAKGQTMKKKVNVLEAMAKYNLKKQQEQELRMKAPSKQKPTPPASPKATPEKHNYGGEREYVKTERKEIDVGISEYVCKGQGFSAILKQRYSDFQVHEIDMAGNIIHLTDQTIVKYVESNDTETAEDSDVLTADQWNSIEAMVKTGDPKTVEIDVTEKSKEERQNIHKTVRTKYEEENITSNSGPVDGRTIMKIFKMEGKQERRRNEKRRMGCIYTQFVLYKENLSTMEAVNTIARALKTKAGNLMTAGTKDKRAITSQLVTLKNTEPLKILNSVRNNPKIAVGNFSFTKQPLQLGNLKGNRFIIALRNVIGDESQILANLESLKEVGFINYYGSQRFGTRHVPTHFIGKQLILGRWQKAIDLILEPPELNGRFQRDFDLTQARIEYKSTRDAHKAFSKIKRSLQTIEAQLLLHLKKFGKDLVGALNSIPRNLRLTYIHAYQSFLWNTVVSKRLSKFGPKPIVGDLVYVPGTCDPEVDAEMELMNEESSALEPANDQSSEKEADGEKSNAKAQRNQRKVMFIDENNINDYTINDIILPLPGFDITYPSNEVAGWYTELLQADGLTEMDFKQSTKTYNLGGAYRLVMSKPSDVKWKFVRYDDPTLSLIPSDWDRLEKTQPPAAAAVKDGAYLGLVLEFSLPASSYATMALREIIKMDMSAEFQTSLNDAGGTKHPAPAATAAAAAETVSSEPEEKRIKLEPDADPAPPAVGIESSEDPATKKIKKEPNADPPAVGIEDPAAKKIKKERITSD from the exons ATGGAAGACAATGACTGCGAAAGTGTTAGTGAAGCGAAGGGCcagacgatgaaaaagaaagtaaatgtCCTAGAGGCCATGGCCAAATATAACttgaagaaacaacaagaacagGAATTGCGAATGAAGGCCCCGTCAAAGCAGAAACCAACTCCTCCTGCTAGCCCAAAAGCTACCCCTGAAAAACACAATTATGGTGGGGAACGAGAATATGTAAAGACTGAAAGGAAGGAAATTGATGTTGGCATCTCCGAATATGTTTGTAAAGGACAAGGCTTTTCAGCTATCCTCAAACAACGTTACTCTGATTTTCAG GTACATGAAATTGACATGGCTGGCAACATTATTCATTTAACAGATCAGACTATTGTTAAGTATGTTGAATCTAATGACACTGAAACGGCGGAAGATTCTGATGTTTTGACAGCAGACCAATGGAATAGTATTGAAGCAATGGTTAAAACAGGGGATCCAAAAACTGTTGAAATTGACGTAACAGAAAAGAGTAAGGAGGAAAGACAAAATATCCATAAAACTGTGAGGACAAAGTATGAAGAGGAAAATATTACCAGCAACTCAGGACCTGTTGATGGCAGAacaattatgaaaattttcaagatggaaggaaaacaagaaagacgTCGTAACGAAAAGCGGCGCATGGGCTGCATTTATACTCAATTCGTGTTGTATAAAGAAAATCTGAGCACAATGGAAGCAGTCAACACAATCGCTCGAGCGCTTAA gaCGAAAGCCGGAAACTTAATGACTGCTGGAACGAAAGATAAAAGAGCAATTACGAGTCAGTTAGTGACGTTGAAAAATACAGAACCTCTTAAGATTTTGAACAGTGTACGGAATAACCCTAAGATTGCTGTTGGGAATTTTTCCTTCACCAAACAACCTCTTCAATTGGGAAATCTGAAG GGTAATCGTTTCATAATAGCACTTAGAAATGTAATTGGCGACGAGAGTCAAATTTTGGCAAACCTCGAGTCGCTGAAAGAAGTAGGTTTCATCAACTATTACGGGTCCCAACGCTTTGGAACTCGACATGTTCCAACGCATTTCATTGGAAAACAGCTGATTTTAGGGCGGTGGCAaaaa gccattgatttaattttggaGCCACCCGAGTTGAACGGCAGATTTCAACGCGATTTCGACCTCACACAAGCGCGTATCGAGTACAAATCCACAAGGGACGCTCATAAAGCCTTTTCGAAAATCAAAAGGAGCCTTCAAACAATCGAAGCTCAACTTTTATtacatttgaagaaatttggCAAAGATCTCGTCGGCGCCCTGAACTCC atTCCTCGCAACTTGCGACTTACTTACATTCACGCCTATCAGAGTTTCCTCTGGAACACTGTCGTTTCCAAGCGTCTTTCAAAGTTCGGTCCGAAACCGATTGTTGGCGATTTGGTCTACGTTCCAGGCACTTGCGATCCTGAAGTCGACGCGGAAATGGAACTGATGAACGAGGAATCCAGTGCTCTGGAACCTGCAAATGATCAATCCAGCGAGAAGGAAGCGGATGGTGAAAAGTCCAACGCAAAAGCGCAGCGCAATCAGCGCAAAGTCATGTTCATTGACGAGAACAACATAAACGACTACACGATCAACGACATTATTCTTCCACTTCCTGGCTTTGACATAACGTATCCCTCCAACGAAGTTGCCGGATGGTATACAGAGCTCCTTCAAGCGGATGGCTTGACTGAGATGGATTTCAAACAAAGCACAAA AACCTACAATCTCGGTGGAGCGTATCGACTCGTGATGTCAAAGCCGTCCGATGTGAAATGGAAATTCGTACGTTACGATGATCCTACTCTGAGCCTGATCCCATCTGACTGGGATCGACTGGAAAAGACCCAGCctcccgccgccgccgccgtgaAAG ATGGCGCTTACCTCGGACTGGTGTTGGAATTCAGCCTGCCCGCTTCGTCGTACGCCACCATGGCCCTTAGAGAGATCATCAAAATGGACATGAGTGCCGAATTTCAGACGTCACTCAACGATGCTGGCGGCACCAAACATCCGGCACCAGCCGCCACCGCTGCCGCAGCAGCCGAAACCGTTTCCAGCGAACCCGAAGAAAAGCGAATTAAACTGGAGCCGGACGCTGATCCAGCGCCACCAGCAGTCGGCATTGAGTCATCTGAGGATCCAGCgaccaaaaaaatcaaaaaggaacCGAACGCGGACCCACCAGCAGTCGGCATTGAAGATCCCGCggccaagaaaatcaaaaaggagcGAATCACGTCCGattaa
- the LOC124208008 gene encoding pseudouridylate synthase 7 homolog, with the protein MEEQECEIVFVSNESPKKENILEALTKYKLKQQEQQQHTMETKAGPSKGNVILNDSPALSVKGEVSNETSKGRKGKKLSLEKQSFVKPLVTRKSQFTAINVKQYENKRNRLLMKHLKNAAKSENKLHLENDFEIGITEYISQGRGFSADINHSCSDFQVHEISLDGSVVHLTKMNNPLIKPFPCKGEFVITPEQLNSIDDIMLKTDDDEEIKTTEIDITDISENQRDNLQKILKEKFHVHEPVYVGKQLILKICNMQDEIRRQDGSLDYVQFTMYAEKISTKTAIDNIATSLRKSSDCFMTAEHNIGRSKSNCQLVTMKMEDCIGLCLTESLKNISIGNFSFAPKPLQRGDLKGNHFSIALRKIIGDKGHIEANLRSLKDNGFVNYYENLHFGLIRDAPKHLIGKQLLLQKWQEAVDLFLQPHPELKIRDNRFKNITLACIEYKFSRVVDLTFDEDTLKNSIKAQLLSNIQIHGENLDKAVNAIPFCLRLSFVRAYQCFLWNTIVSKRIAKFGAKLIVGDLVYAPVDSGGRDNNKRQHNQREVIFIDKNNINKYTIYDVVLPLPGSNITYPANEVADWYKDHLLADGLLEKDFNSGLKTYGIKNGAYRPVVLRPSNLEWKFVHYDNPGQKLIPSDLDRLHQIELPSVSSQEGVYLGLVLEFSLPAFAWGTMALREILKMDMTAELRKSSKGFRCKKTKLKKQVRLNKVCPKQKRPSPLETKEAVEDQIKETKEKSCMTDPPLSESSKSFLDINQNRLESAASPLSKGKMLREIKPESGTVEKQPSIDNESFEEPLQTNRIAEKPVASKQLVEQRKNQHQESTSESREFELKGTPATIENQTPETREPFEKPLLKEEPGTSKQSAPIATDFVLELQKNLVVLQPRTCQKSQSIVNECLKEPQTNVKVESGICQMHSSAFTKSCEEPEKKKIKLDPDQEEEEVLITQSCNGSKFKSIIYIDIISDQED; encoded by the exons ATGGAAGAACAGGAGTGTGAAATCGTCTTTGTATCAAACGAATCGccaaagaaggaaaatatcCTTGAGGCCCTTACTAAATACAAATTGAAGCAACaagaacagcaacagcatacCATGGAAACGAAAGCCGGTCCGTCGAAGGGAAACGTAATATTAAATGATTCCCCGGCATTGTCAGTGAAGGGTGAAGTATCAAATGAAACATctaaaggaagaaaaggaaagaagctTAGTTTAGAGAAGCAATCGTTTGTCAAACCCTTAGTGACAAGGAAGTCACAATTTACAGCAATAAATGTAAAGCAgtacgaaaacaaaagaaatagactACTAATGAAACATCTGAAAAATGCagcaaaaagtgaaaacaaactacacttggaaaatgattttgaaattggcATCACTGAATATATTTCTCAAGGACGAGGCTTTTCTGCTGATATAAATCACTCTTGCTCTGATTTCCAG GTACATGAAATCAGTTTAGATGGATCAGTTGttcatttaacaaaaatgaacAATCCTCTTATCAAACCTTTTCCTTGTAAGGGAGAGTTTGTCATAACACCTGAGCAATTAAACAGCATTGATGACATAATGTTAAaaacagatgatgatgaagagattAAAACTACTGAAATTGATATTACAGATATAAGTGAAAATCAGAGAGACAATCTCCAGAAAATTCTGAAAGAGAAGTTTCATGTCCATGAGCCTGTGTATGTTGGTAAACAACTAATCTTGAAGATTTGCAATATGCAAGATGAGATTCGCCGCCAAGATGGATCACTTGATTATGTTCAATTCACTATGTACGCAGAAAAGATAAGCACAAAGACAGCAATCGACAATATCGCAACAAGTCTCAG aaaaagcTCAGACTGCTTTATGACTGCTGAACACAACATTGGAAGATCAAAATCAAACTGTCAACTAGTGACAATGAAAATGGAGGATTGTATTGGTCTTTGTCTCACAGAATCCctcaaaaatatttcgattgGAAATTTCAGCTTCGCCCCTAAACCCCTTCAGCGGGGTGATCTGAAG GGCAATCATTTTAGCATCGCTCTACGGAAAATAATTGGTGATAAGGGTCATATTGAGGCGAATCTCAGATCGCTTAAAGATAATGGGTTCGTAAATTATTATGAAAACCTGCACTTTGGATTAATAAGAGATGCCCCAAAACATTTAATCGGAAAGCAGCTTCTACTACAGAAATGGCAAGAA gctgttgatttatttttacagccTCATCCCGAGTTGAAGATCAGAGATAATCGGTTTAAGAATATTACATTGGCTTGTATTGAGTATAAATTCTCCAGAGTTGTCGATCTAACTTTTGATGAGGATACACTAAAGAATTCAATAAAAGCCCAACTTTTGTCTAATATTCAAATCCATGGCGAAAATCTCGATAAAGCAGTAAATGCT ATCCCTTTTTGTTTGCGACTTTCTTTTGTTCGCGCCTATCAGTGTTTTCTCTGGAACACTATCGTCTCCAAGCGCATTGCAAAATTTGGTGCAAAACTGATTGTGGGTGATCTAGTTTATGCTCCAG TCGACAGTGGCGGACgtgataataataagagacAGCACAATCAACGAGAAGTCATTTTCATCGacaaaaataacattaataaGTACACCATCTACGACGTTGTTCTGCCGCTTCCTGGTTCTAATATTACTTATCCGGCCAACGAAGTTGCCGACTGGTATAAAGACCATTTATTGGCAGATGGACTGTTGGAAAAGGATTTCAATTCGGgtttaaa GACTTATGGTATTAAAAATGGAGCTTATCGACCCGTGGTGTTGAGGCCTTCTAATTTGGAATGGAAATTCGTGCATTACGATAATCCTGGCCAGAAGTTGATTCCGTCTGATTTGGATCGACTACACCAAATAGAGCTCCCATCTGTCAGCTCGCAag AAGGCGTATATCTTGGACTTGTACTCGAATTCAGTTTGCCGGCCTTCGCTTGGGGGACTATGGCTCTGAGAGAGATCCTCAAGATGGACATGACAGCCGAATTACGGAAATCATCCAAGGGATTCCGTTgcaagaaaaccaaattgaaaaaacaagTTCGTTTGAACAAGGTGTGCCCTAAACAGAAGCGCCCATCTCCATTAGAAACCAAAGAAGCCGTCGAAGACCAGATTAAGGAAACCAAGGAAAAGTCGTGCATGACCGATCCACCTCTATCAGAATCAAGCAAGTCTTTCTTAGACATAAATCAAAACCGTCTAGAATCAGCAGCCAGCCCATTATCCAAGGGAAAAATGCTCAGAGAAATCAAGCCCGAATCGGGCACTGTGGAAAAACAACCGTCAATTGACAATGAGTCATTCGAGGAACCTCtccaaacaaacagaatcgCCGAAAAACCAGTCGCCAGTAAACAATTGGTGGAGCAACGTAAGAATCAACATCAAGAATCCACCAGCGAGTCTCGGGAGTTCGAACTAAAAGGAACGCCGGCCACGATTGAAAATCAGACACCAGAAACCAGAGAGCCATTTGAGAAACCTCTATTAAAGGAAGAACCGGGGACCAGCAAACAATCTGCACCAATAGCAacagattttgttttagagCTACAGAAAAATCTAGTTGTTCTACAGCCCCGCACTTGTCAAAAGTCTCAATCCATAGTAAACGAATGCTTGAAGGAACCCCAAACTAATGTTAAGGTCGAGTCCGGCATTTGTCAAATGCATTCATCAGCATTCACCAAGTCTTGTGAGGAAcctgagaaaaagaaaatcaagttaGATCCggatcaagaagaagaagaagtgttaATCACTCAGTCCTGCAATGGCTCAAAGTTTAAGAGTATCATATATATCGATATCATTTCCGATCAAGAGGATTGA